Part of the Salinimonas iocasae genome, CAAATACCGATGGTTCTCGTTTGAAGGCGAGGCCCAAACTACCCGCTCGCAATATACCCGTCTTACATTACTTAAGCCTACCAAGGCGACCGTGTCTGCTGCCTGTTGTGGCCACCGATGGAACCATCGTGGCAAAGTCAGTCCCAGAACACTGTCACTACGCGAATTATTACTCGCTTCCAGCCTCGACTGGAAACATTTTCGTCATCCGGTGAAGTTCCAACTGGACTGACCAAACATGAAAATTCAGCCCGTTCAATAGCCGGCAAAAAATAATCAAAAAAGAGATGTAAACAAAGGTTGACCTGCTGCCCCTCACTGGTTACATTGATGGACACATTCTGGTCAGGCAATATAGTTTTCTTATGATTATGCAACGCCTTCTTACTCTTCTACTCCTTATGGCAGCAAGACTGCACGGGTAGATAGCGACCAGCAAATTCTACAAAAACCCGTGCCACAGGCGCGGGTTTTTTTTGGCTAAATCAACAGGCGAGACAGTGCTATGACGAATCAGGTAAAAATCTTTGATACGACACTTCGCGACGGTGAGCAAGCGTTGCCAGCGAGTTTAAGTGGCAAAGAAAAACTCCGAATCGCTTTGGCTTTGGAGCGCCTCGGAGTGGATATTATCGAAGCAGGGTTCCCGGTTTCATCACCGGGCGATTTTGAATCTGTCAGAAGTATTGCCCGGGAAGTGAAAAATGCCACCGTTTGCGGGCTGGCCCGTGCTGTCCCTGCTGATATTGAAGCGTGTGCCAAAGCGTTAAATGTTGCCGATCATTTTCGTATTCACACTTTCATTGCTACCTCAGAGATACACGTCGGTGCAAAATTAAGAAAGTCACAGGATGAAGTGGTCGATATGGCGGTTGCTGCTGTGGAACTGGCCCGCAACGCCACCGATGACGTCGAGTTCTCCTGTGAAGATGCCGGCAGAACGCACATAGATTATTTATGCAGAATGGTAGAGGCAGCTATTGATGCCGGCGCCTCTACAGTCAACATTCCCGATACGGTCGGCTACACCACCCCCACAGAGTTTGGCGGCATAATCAGCCAGTTGTTTAATCGCGTGCCGAATATCGACAAAGCAATTATCAGCGTGCATTGTCACAATGATTTGGGTCTGGCTGTTGCTAATTCGCTGGCCGCCATTGAAGCAGGTGCCAGACAGGTCGAGTGCACAGTTAACGGTATTGGAGAGCGGGCGGGCAATTGTTCTTTAGAAGAAATAGCCATGATCCTGAAAACCCGACAGGACATGCTGGGGCTGACTACCGGTATCGATACCACAGAAATATCCAGAACCTCTAAGCTGGTCAGTCAGCTGTGTAATATGCCGGTCCAGGCAAATAAAGCTATTGTCGGTGCCAACGCTTTCAGTCACTCCTCGGGTATTCACCAGGATGGTGTGCTCAAAGCGCAAAATACATACGAAATCATGACTCCGGAAAGTGTCGGCATTAATAAAAATAACCTGAACCTGACATCCCGCTCTGGTCGCCATGTCATCAAACACAGATTGTCTGAGTTGGGATATAAAACCAGTGATTACGACTTGGAAGCCGTTTATACCGCATTTCTGAAACTGGCTGACGCCAAAGGCACAGTCTACGATTACGATTTAGAAGCGCTGTTATTCTTTGATCAGCAAAAACACGAAGCCGCCTATTACAAGCTATTGTACTTGCAGGCAAACAGCGGCCGGGAAATCATTCCCAGTGCCACCGTGAAGCTTGCTGTGGGTGAACAGGAGATTACCCGGGCGGCAACAGGAAACGGACCGGTTGATGCCGCGTATGAGGCAATTAAGGATATTCTGGGTCATCCGGAGATAGACATTGTTGATTTCACCCTGGACTCAAAAGGCGAAGGGGCAGACGCATTAGCCCAGGTAAGTGTTATCGCCGAATATAAAGGCCGCCGGTTTCATGGAATCGGACTTGCCACAGATATTGTGGAAGCAGGTGTCAACGCCCTGATTTACGTATTAAATAATACCCATATCGCTGATCAGATTGATCATCACAAAAGCCAACAGGAACAGGTAGCAGGAGTGTAAATGAAGCAATTTTCTATTGCCGTATTAGCCGGTGACGGGATTGGCCCGGAAGTCATGGAGCAGGCCGATAAAGTCCTTGATGCTGTTGAGCAACGATTCGATGTATCCATCAACCGTACTGCTTATCCGGTAGGTGGGTTTGCCATTGATACCGAAGGCGAGGCCCTTCCGGCAAAAACCCTGCAGGGCTGTGAGCAGGCCGATGCAATTTTATTCGGCTCTATTGGTGGACCGAAATGGGATACCCTGCCACCGGAAAAGCGCCCGGAGCGTGCCGCGCTTCTTACCCTGCGCAGCCATTTTGATTTATTCAGTAACCTCAGACCGGCGCGAATTTACCCTGAATTGGCGCATCTGTCCCCTCTTCGTGAAGATATTGCTAAAAGCGGCGTGGATGTATTGGTGGTGCGCGAATTGACCAGCGGTATTTATTTTGGCCAGCCCAAAGGTCGAGATGGTGAAGGTGAGGACGAATATGCATTCGACACCATGCGCTATTCAAAAAAAGAGATTCGAAGAATAGCGCATTCGGCATTTCAGGCAGCGCAAAAGCGAAACAAAAAAGTGACATCGGTGGATAAAGCGAATGTACTGACCACCAGTCGTTTGTGGCGGGAAGTTACTGAAGAGGTAGCCGCTGACTATCCGGAAGTCAAACTGGAACATATCTATATTGATAATGCGACCATGCAGGTCATGAAAAACCCGGCGCAGTTTGACGTCATGCTTTGTTCGAATCTCTTCGGCGATATCATCTCAGATGAATGCGCTATGATGACCGGCTCTATGGGCCTGCTACCCTCTGCCAGTATCAATGAGGAAGGCTTCGGTCTGTACGAACCGGCAGGAGGTTCAGCCCCGGATATTGCAGGTAAAAATCTGGCTAATCCGATTGCACAAATTCTTTCTGCCGCCATGATGCTGCGCTATAGCCTGAATCTTGACAGCGCGGCAGAGGCTGTTGAAAAAGCGGTATACCATGTGCTCGAGCAGGGCGTTCTGACTGCCGAACTTATCAGCAGCGACGCAAAGGCTGCCTCCACCAGTGAGGTGGGTGATGCTATCGCCCGCCATATAACCGAGCATAAGGCGTAAATGATGGCCAAAACATTGTATGAGAAAGTTTTCGATGCCCATGTCATCGACACCATTGACGGTGACAGCCTGCTGTATATTGACCGGCATCTTATTCATGAGGTGACCTCACCACAGGCTTTTGCCGGACTTGAAGGAAAGCAGCGTAAAGTCAGACGGCCCGATCGCACCATTGCCACTATGGATCACAGCATTTCTACCCGCTCACTGGCACTTGATGCCTGTGGCCCGCAAAATGCCCTTCAGCTAAAAACGCTACAGCAAAACTGTGAGGCGCACGGTATCCGTCTATTCCCAGTAGGTCATCAAAAGCAGGGGATTGTGCACGTGATGGGACCGGAGCTTGGATTAATACAGCCTGGCATGACAGTAGTATGCGGCGACTCCCATACCGCGACGCATGGCGCATTCGGCGCACTGGCGTTTGGTATTGGCACCTCTCAGGTGGAACATGTTCTTGCTACCCAGACCCTCAAGCAGAGCAAAGCCAAGAGCATGCTGATACAGGTTGATGGCACGTTGAGTCAGGGCATTACTGCCAAAGATATCGTTCTGGCTATCATCGGAAAAATTGGCCATGCCGGTGCAACTGGTTACGTTATTGAATACGCAGGTAGTGCGATTGAGTCGCTGTCGATGGAATCACGCATGACTATCTGCAACATGAGCATAGAAGCCGGTGCCAAGGCCGGGATGATAGCGCCTGACCAGGTTACTTTCGATTATCTGAAAGGCCGCGAGTATGCGCCAGATAGTGACTTTGACGCTGCCTGTGAATACTGGCAGTCACTACATTCTGACTCAGACGCTTCCTTTGATGCTGTAATTAACCTGCATGCTGATGATATTCAGCCACAGGTAACCTGGGGAACAAATCCGGGTCAGGTAATCGGGGTTAGTGAACCCATTCCCGGCCCCGATTCATTTACCGATACGGTAGAGCAGGAAAGCGCCCGAAAAGCATTGTCATACATGGGATTGCAGGCTGGAGCCACTCTCGACGCTGTCTCAGTGAGTCACGTATTTATTGGTTCCTGTACCAATGGCAGAATTGAGGATCTGCGCGCGGCGGCCAGTATTGCTCGTCACGGCAAGGTCGATAACAATGTTACCGCAATCGTGGTGCCCGGATCAGCCGCCGTCAAACGTCAGGCTGAGGCCGAGGGCCTGGATAAGATTTTTACCGAATCCGGATTTGAGTGGCGCTTGCCGGGCTGCTCAATGTGCCTTGGCATGAATGATGATATTCTGGGGGCGCAGGATCGATGCGCTTCCACCAGCAACCGTAATTTTGAAGGCAGGCAGGGCCGTGGCGCTCGTACCCATCTGGTTAGCCCTGCGATGGCTGCCGCTGCTGCGTTACGAGGCCGCTTTACTGACGTCAGAGAATTTGGAGAGAGCCAATGAGTTCACAACAGGGCTTTACTATTCACAGCGGTACCGCCTGCCCGCTCGATCAGGCCAATGTGGATACAGACCAAATCATTCCAAAACAGTTTCTGACCGGCGTTACACGTACCGGATATGGAAAACATCTGTTTCACGACTGGCGCTACCTGGATTTACATGAGGAGCAACCCAATCCGGATTTCGCTCTCAATAAGCCGGAGTATCGTGGCGCCAGTATCTTGCTGACCAGAGAAAACTTCGGATGCGGCTCCAGCCGCGAGCACGCCCCTTGGGCGCTGGATGATTTCGGGTTTCGTGTAATCATCGCGACCAGTTTTGCTGACATATTTTATGGTAACTGCATCAATAACCAATTGTTGCCGGTTTCGCTGAAAAAAGCCGAGATCGATGCCTTATTTGAGCGGGTCCAATATGCACCTCAAACGCTGATCACTATCGATCTGAAGGCACAGACTGTTTCTGTCGAGGATGACCAATGGCAGTTTGAAATTGCAGAACATCATAAGCACAATCTTTTAAAAGGATTGGACGCGATAGGCCAAACGCTCGAGAAACAGGCAGCTATCGAAAAATATGAACAAAGTCAGCCGCAGTGGCTGTGATTTGGACTATACTAACGGGCGGCGCTTAACGCGCCGTTTTTGGTTTCTGCAGTACGGTTTCAAAAGCGGTATGCTATGCCCTTTCGCCGTGGTCAGATAGGATGTTGGCTACTTCGCATCCCCCACATCTTGAGATATGTTGTACAGGAGCGTGAAAGGAGCATGTGTGCATAAAAACCTTTCCATTGATGAGTTAAAGCCCGGCATGTTTGTTAGCCAGGTGACAGAACAAACGGGAAAAATTCGGGTTCGTTCTGGCGGCCTGGTAAAAACAGAAGCTGTTATCAGCCAGTTACGGGAACGTGGTATTCGCCGCGTCGATGTTGATCTTAGCCGCAGTAAGCTGCCCGATGTATCCAATGCCAGTGAAACTGTCGCAGCGCTCGAAAAGCCGGAAAAGTCTGACGTGACACCTCAGGCTATTGTGCAGGCCGATGCGCTGTATCAAAAAGCGGTCAGCCTGCAACGCAGTCTTGTAAAGTCGCTAAAAGATGGTGCAGCAAATGATTTGAAGGGTGCTGACTCGCTGTCACAAAGCATCATCGAAAGCGTTTTTGATAATCAGGATGCCATATCCTGCCTGACCATGATCAAGGACGCCGATGAGTATACGCTGGAGCATGCCATAAATTGCAGCATACTGATGGCTATTTTCGCCGCCAAGCGGGGATTCGACCGGGATACCATCGACAATATTTGTATGGGCACCCTGCTCATGGATATTGGTATGTCATTACTGCCCGCAGAATTACGCCAGCAGAGCGGGCCGCTTTCTGAAGATGATAAAGCCGTAATAGAATCCCATGTTGAACAGGGTCTTGCTGTCGTAGAGCAATATGCTGACATTTCGGATTTGGCATTAACTATTGTCGCCCAGCATCATGAGCGTGTGGATGGCAGTGGTTACCCGGAACGACTTCAGGGTGAGCAAATTTCAGAATTTGCCCGAATGGCTGCCATTGTTGATACTTATGATGCGATGATTTCTAACCGTCCCCACCAGGCTTCTGTCACACCGGCTGTGGCATTGAAGCGTCTGACAAAAAGTCCGGGGCTGGATCAGGACCTGGTGAAGCAGTTTGTGGCACTCATCGGGATTCATCCTGTAGGTTCACTGGTACAACTGGCCAGTGGCAAGCTGGGCATTGTCGTGAAGACCAATGCATCTGATATGCTTAAACCTGTGGTTATGGTGTTCTACAGTGTAAATGGCGGTCATTACAGCGAAGTGAAACGTATTGATTTGTCATCATCAAACGATGAGATCACCGGCGGTGTCCGGCCTGACGATTTCAATATAAACCTGCCCAAATTCTTTCGCGACGTGTTTGTCCATCAGATGCCGGCTTAGCGCTTACCAGTCGGTAAGCGCTGCCATGGTGAAGCGTTCGTTTTCAAACTCCAGCACCACACGCTGCCCCTCGATGGCGACGATTTGCACTTTATCTGCAATCCAGTCGCCCTCGCCTAACTGATTCCCGTTCACTCTGACCCAGCGATCTGACGGGTTAGATGCGTACATATGCGCACTGAACTTCATGGTGGGCAGACGGGTCAGCATTCTCACCGGAAGCTCGTCTACGCGCTGAATATCCTGGCTCACCGTTACCGGTGCTTCTGCCGGTACCTCACCACTTGCCCCATCACTGTCCAGATCTTCAATCGCTTTATTGAATTTATCCAGCAGTTCCTGAGAAACCTGCCCCTGTGTAGGCACATCAGGCTGGTTCAATACAGTACCTTCATAGTTATCGCCCCCGGTCGTTATTGGCTGTGAGGGGTCAGTGGATGCCTCACTGTTCTGATTATCCGACTGGGTAGTATTAAGCTCGCCGTCAACAGCTGACGCGTTTTGCTCTTGCTGCTCTGAACTATCCTGTTCCGCTGGCTGATTCGCGGTTACCTGTTCATCTTCAGATGTGGTAGCAGGCGTCTCTGACTGTCCTCCGGATTCAGCCGGTGTTTCGTCAGAGGTGTCCGGTGTCTCTTGTGCAGAATTGTTTTGTTTAGAACTGGCAGGGGTTTCGTTCGTTGATACCGTTTCTGATATATTTTGCATTAACCGCGGCCACCAGATATGGCTGGTGCCACCAGCAAAGCCGATAAGCCCGCCTAATAAAGCCAATAGTACATAAGCGCCTACCAGCTTTGATGATCGTCGCCATGCGCCGGGTAAGCTCTGCACGCTTGGCAAAAATAAACTTCGGTTAAATTGCTCTGTCAGGTTTTTATCCACGCCAGAACGCTTGTCATGGTCGCCCCGAAGTAATTGCTGCGTATGAGTACGGTGATTAAGTCGCGCATCAATCTCTACCGTTTGCTCAGGGTCGATCTCAACTTCCTGCACGCCCATCTCAGCCAGACCCTGTACCATTGCCTGACTGGAAACCAGTCCTGACTTTCGGATGTTTACCGGCCCGTTCTGTCTGGTAATACGCGTGATTACCATCCCCGGCCGCAACGCCTCGATTCCTATCAGCTTAGACATACCACCTCCCGGCCAGAAAGCCGAGTACCAGTGACACGATAAGTACTACTGTCATCCAAACTGTTTGCTGGCCCCGCAAACGTTGCGCAATAACATCTTCGCCAAGAATTTGTTCACCGGCAGCCAGTAATACTGATTTTTTAACCACAGCATGCTGTTTGGTAAAAGAGAGCGTCAGCGCTCTGTCGCATAGCAGGTTAATAACGCGGGGAATACCTGCAGTAATGCGATGGACAGTACGAACTGCAGCAGGACTGAAAATGCTGATATCTCCCTGGGCAACATCCAGACGGTGCGCCATGTATGCACTTACTTCAGGGGCTGTCAGGGGGAGCAGATGATAACGCGCGGTAATACGCTGTGCTAACTGCCGCAGCTCATTACGTTTTAATAATTGCTGCAGCTCCGGCTGGCCAATTAAAACCACTTTCAGTAGTTTTTCACGGTTAGTCTCAAGGTTGGTTAATAAACGAAGCTGTTCAAGTACTTCTGGCATCAGGTGCTGCGCCTCGTCAATCAGCAATACGGTATTCATACCCGACTGATGGTTGCGCGCCAGACGACTGAGTATCTGGTCAGTAAAATACTTCAGACTGGCTTTGTCCGGGTCGTAGCTGATTCCCAACTCATCACAGACAGTAGCCAGAAGCTCTATGGCTGATAAAGTAGGGTTTAGAATCATCGCAACCTGCGTATTATCGGGAAGCTGCTGTAATAGCTTGCGCGAAACGGTCGTCTTTCCGGTGCCCACCTCGCCGGTCAGCATAACAAAGCCACCACTTTCACGCAGACCGAAAGTCAGGTGCGCCAGCGCCTCTTTGTGGCGCGGACTCATATAAAGGTAGTCCGGATTCGGCGCTATCGAGAACGGATTATCGTTCAGGCCGAAGTAATTCAGATACATGAAGTTTCTTATTTATAAACGCGATAATCTTTAAACTAACCAGCCCCTTGCGATATGTCAAAATCTTCGCCGTGAAAAGCATTTTTATCTGTATTAAGGCATAATGCAGCCATCATCCAATCAGCTGATATCTGTTATGAAAATATACCTTGTCGGCGGCGCCGTGCGCGACCAGATGCTGAACCGGCCGGTTACCGAGCGCGACTGGGTGGTTACTGGTGCCCGCCCCTCAACGCTACTAAATAAAGGCTATACGCAGGTTGGTAAGGACTTCCCCGTTTTTCTGCATCCAAAAACCAAAGAGGAATATGCGCTGGCGCGTCTGGAACGCAAGTCTGGGCAAGGCTATACCGGGTTTGTCTGTGATGCCGGTCCGACTGTCACCCTCGAAGAAGACTTACTTCGCCGGGATCTGACAATCAATGCCATGGCACAGGATGAAAACGGGCAGATCATCGACCCTTTTGATGGCCAGCGAGATCTTGCGCAAAAGCTACTACGCCACGTGTCCCCGGCGTTTAGTGAAGACCCCTTGCGGGTACTGCGTGTGGCAAGGTTTGCTGCTCGCTATCACTATCTTGGATTTACCGTCGCTGAAGAAACCATGACGCTCATGCGTGAAATGGCACAAAGTGACATGCTAAAAGAGTTAACCGCTGAGCGTGTGTGGCAGGAAACTCGTCGAGCCCTGATGGAGCAGGACCCTGCGGTGTTTTTTA contains:
- the leuA gene encoding 2-isopropylmalate synthase, whose translation is MTNQVKIFDTTLRDGEQALPASLSGKEKLRIALALERLGVDIIEAGFPVSSPGDFESVRSIAREVKNATVCGLARAVPADIEACAKALNVADHFRIHTFIATSEIHVGAKLRKSQDEVVDMAVAAVELARNATDDVEFSCEDAGRTHIDYLCRMVEAAIDAGASTVNIPDTVGYTTPTEFGGIISQLFNRVPNIDKAIISVHCHNDLGLAVANSLAAIEAGARQVECTVNGIGERAGNCSLEEIAMILKTRQDMLGLTTGIDTTEISRTSKLVSQLCNMPVQANKAIVGANAFSHSSGIHQDGVLKAQNTYEIMTPESVGINKNNLNLTSRSGRHVIKHRLSELGYKTSDYDLEAVYTAFLKLADAKGTVYDYDLEALLFFDQQKHEAAYYKLLYLQANSGREIIPSATVKLAVGEQEITRAATGNGPVDAAYEAIKDILGHPEIDIVDFTLDSKGEGADALAQVSVIAEYKGRRFHGIGLATDIVEAGVNALIYVLNNTHIADQIDHHKSQQEQVAGV
- the leuB gene encoding 3-isopropylmalate dehydrogenase, producing the protein MKQFSIAVLAGDGIGPEVMEQADKVLDAVEQRFDVSINRTAYPVGGFAIDTEGEALPAKTLQGCEQADAILFGSIGGPKWDTLPPEKRPERAALLTLRSHFDLFSNLRPARIYPELAHLSPLREDIAKSGVDVLVVRELTSGIYFGQPKGRDGEGEDEYAFDTMRYSKKEIRRIAHSAFQAAQKRNKKVTSVDKANVLTTSRLWREVTEEVAADYPEVKLEHIYIDNATMQVMKNPAQFDVMLCSNLFGDIISDECAMMTGSMGLLPSASINEEGFGLYEPAGGSAPDIAGKNLANPIAQILSAAMMLRYSLNLDSAAEAVEKAVYHVLEQGVLTAELISSDAKAASTSEVGDAIARHITEHKA
- the leuC gene encoding 3-isopropylmalate dehydratase large subunit — translated: MAKTLYEKVFDAHVIDTIDGDSLLYIDRHLIHEVTSPQAFAGLEGKQRKVRRPDRTIATMDHSISTRSLALDACGPQNALQLKTLQQNCEAHGIRLFPVGHQKQGIVHVMGPELGLIQPGMTVVCGDSHTATHGAFGALAFGIGTSQVEHVLATQTLKQSKAKSMLIQVDGTLSQGITAKDIVLAIIGKIGHAGATGYVIEYAGSAIESLSMESRMTICNMSIEAGAKAGMIAPDQVTFDYLKGREYAPDSDFDAACEYWQSLHSDSDASFDAVINLHADDIQPQVTWGTNPGQVIGVSEPIPGPDSFTDTVEQESARKALSYMGLQAGATLDAVSVSHVFIGSCTNGRIEDLRAAASIARHGKVDNNVTAIVVPGSAAVKRQAEAEGLDKIFTESGFEWRLPGCSMCLGMNDDILGAQDRCASTSNRNFEGRQGRGARTHLVSPAMAAAAALRGRFTDVREFGESQ
- the leuD gene encoding 3-isopropylmalate dehydratase small subunit, with product MSSQQGFTIHSGTACPLDQANVDTDQIIPKQFLTGVTRTGYGKHLFHDWRYLDLHEEQPNPDFALNKPEYRGASILLTRENFGCGSSREHAPWALDDFGFRVIIATSFADIFYGNCINNQLLPVSLKKAEIDALFERVQYAPQTLITIDLKAQTVSVEDDQWQFEIAEHHKHNLLKGLDAIGQTLEKQAAIEKYEQSQPQWL
- a CDS encoding HD-GYP domain-containing protein, which codes for MHKNLSIDELKPGMFVSQVTEQTGKIRVRSGGLVKTEAVISQLRERGIRRVDVDLSRSKLPDVSNASETVAALEKPEKSDVTPQAIVQADALYQKAVSLQRSLVKSLKDGAANDLKGADSLSQSIIESVFDNQDAISCLTMIKDADEYTLEHAINCSILMAIFAAKRGFDRDTIDNICMGTLLMDIGMSLLPAELRQQSGPLSEDDKAVIESHVEQGLAVVEQYADISDLALTIVAQHHERVDGSGYPERLQGEQISEFARMAAIVDTYDAMISNRPHQASVTPAVALKRLTKSPGLDQDLVKQFVALIGIHPVGSLVQLASGKLGIVVKTNASDMLKPVVMVFYSVNGGHYSEVKRIDLSSSNDEITGGVRPDDFNINLPKFFRDVFVHQMPA
- a CDS encoding general secretion pathway protein GspB, producing the protein MSKLIGIEALRPGMVITRITRQNGPVNIRKSGLVSSQAMVQGLAEMGVQEVEIDPEQTVEIDARLNHRTHTQQLLRGDHDKRSGVDKNLTEQFNRSLFLPSVQSLPGAWRRSSKLVGAYVLLALLGGLIGFAGGTSHIWWPRLMQNISETVSTNETPASSKQNNSAQETPDTSDETPAESGGQSETPATTSEDEQVTANQPAEQDSSEQQEQNASAVDGELNTTQSDNQNSEASTDPSQPITTGGDNYEGTVLNQPDVPTQGQVSQELLDKFNKAIEDLDSDGASGEVPAEAPVTVSQDIQRVDELPVRMLTRLPTMKFSAHMYASNPSDRWVRVNGNQLGEGDWIADKVQIVAIEGQRVVLEFENERFTMAALTDW
- a CDS encoding ExeA family protein — encoded protein: MYLNYFGLNDNPFSIAPNPDYLYMSPRHKEALAHLTFGLRESGGFVMLTGEVGTGKTTVSRKLLQQLPDNTQVAMILNPTLSAIELLATVCDELGISYDPDKASLKYFTDQILSRLARNHQSGMNTVLLIDEAQHLMPEVLEQLRLLTNLETNREKLLKVVLIGQPELQQLLKRNELRQLAQRITARYHLLPLTAPEVSAYMAHRLDVAQGDISIFSPAAVRTVHRITAGIPRVINLLCDRALTLSFTKQHAVVKKSVLLAAGEQILGEDVIAQRLRGQQTVWMTVVLIVSLVLGFLAGRWYV
- a CDS encoding CCA tRNA nucleotidyltransferase; translation: MKIYLVGGAVRDQMLNRPVTERDWVVTGARPSTLLNKGYTQVGKDFPVFLHPKTKEEYALARLERKSGQGYTGFVCDAGPTVTLEEDLLRRDLTINAMAQDENGQIIDPFDGQRDLAQKLLRHVSPAFSEDPLRVLRVARFAARYHYLGFTVAEETMTLMREMAQSDMLKELTAERVWQETRRALMEQDPAVFFTTLEQADALSDWFAPLTPFDKNFQSILSLSAERSIALPCRFGALMSYLTYAQVKALTTALKCPNDISALALLAADFADALIHTTDAEALLSVFNQCDVWRRPERFALLLRICELKALNDQIDWSSDTIQRPLDAAQNVDVQQIIAQGYKGPEIKTALNQARLKVVSEKLSF